A region of the Cytobacillus sp. IB215665 genome:
CAGTTGTTGAACGTTTTAGCAACGTTTTAACTGAAAAAGGTGCGGAGATTGCTGAAGTAAAAGAATGGGGAAAACGCCGTCTAGCTTATGAAATCAATGATTTCCGTGATGGTTATTATATGATTTTACAAGTAGCTTCTAATGCTGAAGCGATTAACGAATTTGATCGCCTAGCAAAAATTAGTGAAGATATTATTCGCCATATCGTTGTAAAAGAAGAAGAATAAATATAAATTGAAAGAAACTCTGTAAAATAGAGGTTCTTTAAAGGGAGTGGTTCTGATGATGAATCGTGTAATTCTTGTCGGACGATTAACGAAAGATCCAGAATTACGATATACTCCAAGTGGAGTAGCAGTTGCAACCTTTACGTTAGCTGTCAACAGAACATTTACAAATCAGCAAGGTGAACGACAGGCCGATTTTATTAATTGTGTTGTATGGCGTAAACCAGCTGAAAACGTCGCAAACTACTTGAAAAAGGGTAGCTTAGCTGGAGTAGATGGACGTGTTCAAACACGCAACTACGAAGGACAAGACGGTAAACGCGTATATGTAACTGAGATAGTTGCTGAAAGTGTGCAATTTTTAGAGCCGCGATCAGGTAATGAGCAGCGACCTGCAGGCAATAATCACCAAGGAAACCAAGGTGGCTACGAGCAATTTGGACAAAATCAGAACCAACGTAATAATAATAATAATCAAGGGTTTACTCGAGTAAATGACGATCCGTTTGCAAATGATGGACAGCCTATAGACATTTCTGATGACGATTTGCCGTTCTAATTTGCTGAGTAGTTTATTCGATTATTCTTGAACGTGTATATATAAATGAAATAGAAAGGAGGATGAACAATGGCAGGAGGACGCAGAGGAGGACGTGCTAAACGTCGTAAGGTGTGTTATTTCACATCTAACGGTATCACGCACATCGATTACAAAGATATTGATGTACTTAAAAAGTTTGTCTCAGAAAGAGGTAAAATTTTACCACGTCGTGTTACAGGCACAAGCGCTAAATATCAACGTAAATTAACTATTGCTATTAAACGCGCTCGTCAAATGGCATTACTACCTTATGTTACAGGTGAATAATAATTTTTAAAGCAGCGGGGGTTCCTTGCTGCTTTTTCCTTTCTTAAATAGGTACATACTTATGTTAAGTCTTTGTTCCTCAGGCTGTTATAGCTTTAGTGATTATGTCGTACGCAGTATAAATACGCGCATTGACGATCTGTCGTCTGTCTGTCTGAAAATAGCCTTATGTAAAACGAACGTTGTTTATATCCAACTCCAAAGCCTTCATATGAAGTGCCTTCAGTGCTTGCTGGTTAACTAGGCACCATACTCTATTGCTGAGACTGAGCAATCGCATTTACTTTACGTACTAATTATGAATTGATATAGTAAGTGAAGAAAATGAAGAAATTAAGCTAACATGAGGTGGAATTGTGAAGAATGCGAAAGTATTAACAGAAGGAGCTATACTACTAGCAATTTTTATTATTTTAGTGTTCATTTCAATGTACATACCATTCCTTGGATCAGTATCAATATTTTTTCTTCCACTACCAATTATGCTTTTTACGATTAGAAATGGTTTGCGAAATGGCATAATATTAATTATACCTGCTATTTTATTAACAATAGCTGTTGGTTCAATATTGGCAGTACCGCTAGCATTAATGTTTACAAGTGGTGGTATTGTTACAGGGTATTTAATAAAGGAAAAGAAAAGTCATTACATGACACTGTTAGTTGGAACGGTCATATACTTAATTAATATTACATTTATTTATGTTGGATCCATGTTGCTGTTCAAAATTGATTTCATAAATGAAATGACATTATTGATGAATGAGTCAATAACGATGGCTACAAACATGATGGAGGGCTTAGGACAAGATGCAAATGAGCAAGTCCTTAAGCAATTTCAAGCAACAATAGATTTATTACAATACTTAATACCGAGTTTTTTTGTTATGACTGCGTTTTTATTTGCGCTCATTTCGTTAATTGTTTCAATACCGATTATTAAGCGTTTTAATGTAAGTATTGAACCGTGGCCACCTTTTCGAGATCTTATGCTGCCCAAAAGTGTAATTTGGTATTATTTAATTACGATCATTATGTCATTTGTTATAGAAGAAGAATCAAGTTTATTTTTTCCAATGATAAATATTGATTTCATTTTGCAACTACTAATGATTATTCAAGGTATGTCTTTATTATTTTACTTCTTACACCATAAAGGCTATTCCAAAGTTGTTCAATTGTTTGTATTTATCATTTCATTGTTTCTTATACCAATTATTCGATTATTAGGTATAATTGATATAGGATTCGACCTGCGGAAAAGAATAGTATCTAAGCGCTAATGGGCGCATATATCTTAAAATTTAGGAGCTGAAAAACGTGCCTTCGTACTATAAAAAGAGTGTAATTCGGTATCCTATATATGGAATAATTAGCATTTCAATTTTAATGATACTTATTATTACTTTTTATCAATGGATCTACGGAATCATTGCTTTTGTGCTCCTTGTCATCCCTATATATTTTTTTATTAAGTCCGAAAAGGTAATTAACCAATCGATAGAAGACTATATTTCTACTCTTTCCCACCGAGTCAAAAAAGTTGGAGAAGAAGCTTTACTTGAAATGCCTATTGGGATATTACTTTATAACGAACACTTTAATGTCGAATGGAGTAACTCATTTTTGACTTCCTATTTTCCAGAGGATACATTAGTAGGACGTTCACTACATGACATTACAGAGAGCTTAATTCCAATTATTAAGCAAGAAGTTGATGATGATATTATTACGCTTTATGAACGAAAAGTTAAAGTTCATGTAAAGCCAGAAGAACGTCTGATCTATTTCTTTGATGTAACAGAGCAGAAAGAAATTCAAATTCAATATGAGAATGAACGGACTGTACTAGCAGTAATTTTGTTAGATAATTATGATGAAGTTACGCAAGGAGTAGAAGATCAAACAAGAAGTAATTTGAACAGCCAAGTAACGTTTTTATTAAATAAGTGGGCAAAGGAAAACGGGGTTTTTATTAAAAGAACATCATCCGAACGTTTTATCGCTGTGTTAAATGAGTATATCTTGAAGCAATTAGAAACTGAGAGTTTTTCTATATTAGACGATGTTCGAGAAAAAACTTCAAAGCACCATTTGCCTTTAACATTAAGTATTGGTATTGGAGTAGGAGTTTCATCTTTACCTGAGCTAGGAGTACTTGCCCA
Encoded here:
- a CDS encoding YybS family protein, with the protein product MKNAKVLTEGAILLAIFIILVFISMYIPFLGSVSIFFLPLPIMLFTIRNGLRNGIILIIPAILLTIAVGSILAVPLALMFTSGGIVTGYLIKEKKSHYMTLLVGTVIYLINITFIYVGSMLLFKIDFINEMTLLMNESITMATNMMEGLGQDANEQVLKQFQATIDLLQYLIPSFFVMTAFLFALISLIVSIPIIKRFNVSIEPWPPFRDLMLPKSVIWYYLITIIMSFVIEEESSLFFPMINIDFILQLLMIIQGMSLLFYFLHHKGYSKVVQLFVFIISLFLIPIIRLLGIIDIGFDLRKRIVSKR
- the rpsR gene encoding 30S ribosomal protein S18; this encodes MAGGRRGGRAKRRKVCYFTSNGITHIDYKDIDVLKKFVSERGKILPRRVTGTSAKYQRKLTIAIKRARQMALLPYVTGE
- the rpsF gene encoding 30S ribosomal protein S6, which codes for MRKYEIMYIIRPNIDDESKKAVVERFSNVLTEKGAEIAEVKEWGKRRLAYEINDFRDGYYMILQVASNAEAINEFDRLAKISEDIIRHIVVKEEE
- the ssb gene encoding single-stranded DNA-binding protein, which gives rise to MMNRVILVGRLTKDPELRYTPSGVAVATFTLAVNRTFTNQQGERQADFINCVVWRKPAENVANYLKKGSLAGVDGRVQTRNYEGQDGKRVYVTEIVAESVQFLEPRSGNEQRPAGNNHQGNQGGYEQFGQNQNQRNNNNNQGFTRVNDDPFANDGQPIDISDDDLPF